A single region of the Deltaproteobacteria bacterium genome encodes:
- a CDS encoding response regulator transcription factor — translation MSGLVLLVDDEQDLLESLDYALKKEGFQTRLARTGREALERALEKPPPELVVLDLMLPDLPGTEVCRQLRQQATTRDVPIVMLTARGEEIDRVVGFEVGADDYVVKPFSVRELVLRLRAILRRAHSGEEPVAPQSFGRLRVDPSGHRVWVDDEEVTLTALEFRLLLTLFSRRGRVQSRDQLLAEAWGITADVTTRTVDTHVKRLRQKLGAAADYVETLRGVGYRFRARLDEE, via the coding sequence ATGAGCGGCCTCGTGCTCCTCGTGGACGACGAGCAGGATCTCCTCGAGAGCCTCGACTACGCGCTGAAGAAGGAGGGCTTCCAGACCCGTCTGGCGCGCACCGGACGCGAGGCGCTGGAGCGCGCCCTGGAGAAGCCTCCGCCCGAGCTCGTGGTGCTCGACCTGATGCTCCCCGACCTCCCCGGTACCGAGGTCTGCCGTCAGCTACGCCAGCAGGCGACGACGCGCGACGTGCCGATCGTCATGCTCACGGCGCGGGGCGAAGAGATCGACCGCGTGGTGGGCTTCGAGGTCGGGGCCGACGACTACGTCGTCAAGCCCTTCAGCGTGCGCGAGCTCGTGCTGCGCCTCCGGGCCATCCTGCGACGCGCCCACTCCGGAGAGGAGCCCGTCGCCCCGCAGAGCTTCGGCCGCCTGCGCGTCGACCCGTCGGGGCATCGCGTCTGGGTCGACGACGAAGAGGTCACGCTGACGGCGCTCGAGTTCCGCCTCCTGTTGACCCTCTTCAGCCGCCGCGGCCGCGTGCAGTCGCGCGACCAGCTCCTCGCCGAGGCCTGGGGCATCACCGCCGACGTCACCACCCGCACCGTCGACACCCACGTGAAGCGGCTGCGTCAGAAGCTCGGCGCCGCCGCCGATTACGTCGAGACCCTGCGCGGCGTCGGCTATCGCTTCCGCGCGCGCCTCGACGAGGAGTAG
- a CDS encoding HAMP domain-containing protein, whose amino-acid sequence MPLGVRGKLFGLALLLIAVAGLAAGLYLEHALRPWLETRTEAELTRLTAAARLTVETLPAPATTATLQPVAERLARAVKARVTVIDRTGRVLADSGLSPRALSEVESHRDRPEVLDATRTGRGLARRYSHTLHTELLYEAQAFSRPDARGVVRLAMPHSEVEELATRLRRFLLAAGLLALLAAALMSAVSSHLFSRTLRTLVESARALASGSARRVTFSSTDELGRLAGSFNRLAEELERALTSLAGERDRAETILDAMEEGVLVLDAAGRLLLANPAARRLLALPPSAVGLLLAEVVRAPALHALLEAEPRVARRRAELELLVPSGPPARRVLAQVTPLRATSGTLVVLHDVTEIRRLEAVRRDFVANVSHELRTPVSVIRANAELLLDGALEQPDGGRRLAEALGRNAERLSRLVADLLDLARLEAREHPLELARLALAPAARKAIDTVETLAADKQLTLAVEIADGVEVLADASALDQVLLNLVDNAVKYTSNGGRIVLRARTDETRDAEVRLEIVDDGPGIEAQHRERVFERFYRVDAGRSRELGGTGLGLAIVKHLVEAQGGRVGVEPVAPHGCCFWVVLRRPEETAPR is encoded by the coding sequence GTGCCCCTCGGCGTGCGCGGCAAGCTCTTTGGCCTCGCGCTGCTCCTCATCGCGGTGGCGGGCCTGGCCGCCGGCCTCTACCTCGAACACGCGCTCCGTCCCTGGCTCGAGACGCGCACCGAGGCCGAGCTGACGCGGCTCACCGCGGCGGCACGCCTTACCGTGGAGACGCTGCCGGCCCCGGCGACGACCGCTACCCTGCAGCCGGTGGCCGAGCGGCTGGCCCGCGCCGTGAAGGCTCGCGTCACGGTCATCGACCGGACGGGCCGCGTCCTCGCGGACTCGGGGCTCTCACCGCGCGCCCTCTCCGAGGTGGAGAGTCACCGCGACCGTCCGGAGGTGCTCGACGCGACGCGGACCGGACGAGGCCTCGCGCGCCGCTACAGCCACACGCTGCACACCGAGCTCCTCTACGAGGCGCAGGCCTTCTCCCGCCCCGATGCGCGCGGTGTCGTGCGACTGGCCATGCCGCACTCCGAGGTGGAAGAGCTCGCGACCCGCCTGAGACGCTTCTTGCTCGCGGCCGGGCTGCTGGCCCTGCTCGCCGCGGCGCTGATGAGCGCGGTCTCCTCGCACCTCTTTTCGCGCACGCTGCGAACCCTGGTGGAGAGCGCTCGCGCCCTGGCCTCGGGCTCCGCGCGCCGCGTGACCTTCTCCTCCACCGACGAGCTCGGCCGCCTCGCGGGCTCCTTCAACCGCCTCGCCGAGGAGCTCGAGCGCGCCCTGACCAGCCTCGCCGGGGAGCGGGACCGGGCCGAGACGATCCTCGACGCGATGGAGGAGGGGGTCCTCGTGCTGGACGCGGCGGGCCGCCTGCTCCTGGCGAACCCCGCAGCGCGCCGCCTCCTCGCCCTTCCGCCCTCGGCGGTGGGGCTCCTGCTCGCCGAGGTGGTCCGCGCCCCCGCCCTCCACGCCCTCCTCGAGGCCGAGCCGCGCGTGGCGCGCCGGCGCGCCGAGCTCGAGCTCCTCGTACCGTCGGGCCCTCCCGCCCGCCGCGTGCTGGCCCAGGTCACGCCGCTCCGGGCCACCTCGGGAACCCTCGTAGTCCTCCACGACGTGACCGAGATCCGGCGCCTCGAGGCCGTACGTCGCGACTTCGTGGCCAACGTCTCCCACGAGCTCCGCACCCCCGTCAGCGTGATCCGCGCCAACGCCGAGCTCCTCCTCGACGGTGCGCTCGAGCAACCCGATGGGGGCCGCCGTCTGGCCGAGGCGCTGGGCCGCAACGCCGAGCGGCTCTCGCGCCTCGTCGCCGACCTGCTCGACCTCGCCCGGCTCGAAGCCCGCGAGCACCCCCTGGAGCTCGCCCGGCTGGCCCTCGCCCCCGCGGCGCGCAAGGCGATCGACACGGTCGAGACCTTGGCCGCCGACAAGCAGCTCACGCTCGCAGTGGAGATCGCCGACGGAGTCGAGGTCCTGGCCGACGCCTCGGCCCTCGACCAGGTGTTGCTCAACCTGGTGGACAACGCGGTGAAGTACACCTCGAACGGCGGCCGGATCGTTCTCCGCGCCCGGACCGACGAGACGCGCGACGCCGAGGTACGGCTCGAGATCGTGGACGACGGGCCCGGCATCGAGGCGCAGCACCGCGAGCGCGTCTTCGAGCGCTTCTACCGGGTGGACGCGGGTCGCTCCCGCGAGCTCGGCGGCACGGGGCTCGGGCTCGCCATCGTGAAACATCTGGTCGAGGCGCAGGGAGGCCGCGTCGGCGTGGAGCCCGTCGCGCCGCACGGGTGCTGCTTCTGGGTGGTGCTGCGGCGGCCCGAGGAGACCGCACCGCGCTGA
- a CDS encoding PstS family phosphate ABC transporter substrate-binding protein, with the protein MNPTANRLRLRPRRAVALLAAGSVLGLALAGCSKRGGSGAAAELVEVDGSSTVFPITEAVAEEFQRRERVRVTARSSGTGGGFKRFCRGEVPIVGASRPIKPTELAACTKGGVRFIELPVAYDGIAIVVHPENGWARDLTVRELKTIWAPEAQEKVTRWSQVRKGWPDEELHLFGPGVDSGTYDYFTQAVVGREHASRGDFTSSEDDNVLVQGVSRDRLALGYFGLGYYQANRQRLRAVPVDDGRAENGQGPVLPSAASVADGTYQPLARPIFLYVAQSALERPAVASFATYYLEHAPRLSAAVGYTPLTARAIGLARERLARRTPDSAFGGHGSRVGVTVEQVLSQR; encoded by the coding sequence ATGAACCCGACCGCGAACCGCCTTCGTCTTCGACCCCGTCGCGCCGTCGCGCTGCTCGCCGCCGGATCCGTGCTCGGCCTCGCTCTCGCCGGCTGCAGCAAGCGAGGCGGGTCCGGCGCGGCAGCCGAGCTCGTCGAGGTCGACGGCTCCAGCACCGTCTTTCCGATCACCGAGGCGGTGGCCGAGGAGTTTCAGCGGCGCGAGCGCGTGCGCGTTACGGCCCGCTCCTCGGGGACCGGCGGCGGATTCAAGCGCTTCTGTCGCGGCGAGGTCCCGATCGTGGGCGCCTCGCGGCCGATCAAGCCGACCGAGCTCGCCGCGTGCACGAAGGGGGGCGTGCGGTTCATCGAGCTCCCCGTGGCCTACGACGGCATCGCCATCGTGGTCCACCCGGAGAACGGCTGGGCCCGCGACCTGACGGTGCGCGAGCTGAAGACCATCTGGGCTCCCGAGGCGCAAGAGAAGGTCACGCGCTGGAGCCAGGTGCGAAAGGGCTGGCCCGACGAGGAGCTCCACCTCTTCGGGCCCGGGGTCGATTCGGGCACCTACGACTACTTCACGCAGGCCGTGGTCGGCCGGGAGCACGCGAGCCGCGGGGACTTCACCTCGAGCGAGGACGACAACGTCCTCGTGCAGGGCGTGTCCCGCGACCGCCTGGCGCTCGGCTACTTCGGCCTCGGCTACTACCAGGCCAACCGGCAGCGACTCAGGGCCGTCCCCGTCGACGACGGCAGGGCGGAGAACGGCCAGGGCCCGGTCCTCCCCTCGGCCGCCAGCGTGGCCGACGGTACCTACCAGCCCCTCGCCCGGCCGATCTTCCTCTACGTGGCGCAGTCCGCGCTCGAGCGCCCGGCCGTCGCCTCCTTCGCCACCTATTATCTGGAGCACGCCCCGCGGCTGAGCGCGGCCGTGGGCTACACGCCGCTCACCGCCCGCGCGATCGGCCTCGCCCGCGAGCGCCTCGCCCGACGCACTCCGGACTCGGCCTTCGGCGGCCACGGTTCGCGAGTGGGGGTCACCGTCGAGCAGGTCCTGAGCCAGCGGTAG
- the pstC gene encoding phosphate ABC transporter permease subunit PstC — protein sequence MAANPGEPSVTPSEPSLTSSPLAPSLARVRRPGEWFVERGLFLSSAVSILVTLGIVAVLATESVAFFREVPLSRFFGDSAWTPLFANPRFGIWPLVAGTLLTSAIALGVAVPLGLLAAIYLSELATPGVRRVVKPALELLAGVPTLVFGYFALVVVTPLLQRAIPGLAGFNALGPGFVMGLMIVPYVSSLAEDALRAVPTRLRENAYALGAARATTIRRVVLPAAGSGITAAVLLAVARAVGETMIVTIAAGQQPRLTLDPRVPIETMTAYIVQISLGDTPADTLEYRTIFAVGAALFLLTFALNAVTQRFTRRLRRAA from the coding sequence ATGGCCGCGAACCCAGGCGAGCCCTCGGTGACCCCGAGCGAGCCCTCGCTGACGTCGAGCCCGCTCGCCCCCTCGCTCGCCCGCGTCCGGCGCCCCGGCGAGTGGTTCGTGGAGCGCGGGCTCTTCCTTTCGAGCGCCGTGTCGATCCTCGTGACCCTCGGCATCGTGGCCGTGCTCGCTACGGAGAGCGTCGCGTTCTTCCGCGAGGTGCCCCTCTCCCGCTTCTTCGGGGATAGCGCCTGGACGCCGCTCTTCGCCAACCCACGCTTCGGCATCTGGCCGCTCGTCGCCGGGACGCTCCTCACCTCCGCCATCGCCCTCGGCGTCGCGGTGCCCCTCGGTCTCCTCGCCGCGATCTATCTCTCCGAGCTCGCCACTCCCGGGGTGCGACGCGTGGTGAAGCCGGCCCTCGAGCTCCTCGCCGGCGTTCCCACGCTCGTCTTCGGCTACTTCGCGCTGGTGGTCGTCACGCCGCTCCTGCAGCGCGCGATCCCCGGGCTCGCCGGGTTCAACGCGCTCGGGCCGGGCTTCGTGATGGGGCTGATGATCGTGCCCTACGTCTCCTCCCTCGCCGAGGACGCGCTGCGCGCCGTGCCGACCCGCCTGCGCGAAAACGCCTACGCGCTCGGGGCCGCGCGCGCGACCACCATCCGCCGGGTCGTCCTCCCCGCCGCGGGCTCGGGGATCACCGCGGCCGTTCTGCTCGCCGTGGCCCGCGCGGTGGGCGAGACGATGATCGTGACCATCGCCGCGGGTCAGCAGCCCCGCCTCACCCTCGACCCCCGCGTCCCCATCGAGACCATGACCGCCTACATCGTGCAGATCAGCCTCGGCGACACGCCGGCGGACACCCTCGAGTACCGCACGATCTTCGCCGTCGGGGCCGCGCTCTTCCTCCTGACCTTCGCCCTGAACGCGGTCACCCAGCGCTTCACCCGCCGCCTGCGGAGGGCCGCATGA
- the pstA gene encoding phosphate ABC transporter permease PstA, which produces MSRPASPRLGERVLSAVCLGAVLLPLLALGVLLLYVLLDALPRLTATFVSGYPSRVAEQAGILPGLVGSLYLLLLCAAFALPLGVGAAVYLEEYDAESRLSRLVELNLGALAGVPSVIYGLLGLAVFVRAVGLGRSLVAGAATLALLVLPIVIISAREALRAVPRSLREASLSLGATRWQTTWRVTLPTALPSILTGAVLALSRAMGETAPLVVVGALTYVTFLPDGLDAPFTALPIQIFSWVSRPQPEFLHNAAAGIVALLALLVLLNLAALWLRARLERRAA; this is translated from the coding sequence ATGAGCCGCCCCGCGAGCCCCCGCCTCGGCGAGCGCGTCCTCTCCGCCGTCTGCCTCGGCGCCGTGCTGCTGCCGCTCCTGGCCCTCGGCGTCCTGCTCCTCTACGTGCTCCTCGATGCCCTGCCACGCCTCACCGCCACCTTCGTCTCGGGCTACCCGTCCCGCGTCGCCGAACAGGCCGGCATCCTCCCCGGGCTCGTCGGAAGCCTCTACCTCTTGCTCCTCTGCGCCGCCTTCGCCCTGCCGCTCGGAGTGGGCGCCGCCGTCTACCTCGAGGAGTACGACGCGGAGAGCCGCCTCTCGCGCCTCGTCGAGCTCAACCTGGGTGCGCTGGCCGGCGTTCCGTCCGTGATCTACGGCCTGCTCGGCCTGGCCGTCTTCGTGCGCGCCGTGGGGCTCGGCAGAAGCCTGGTCGCAGGGGCCGCGACCCTGGCCCTGCTCGTGCTGCCGATCGTGATCATCTCCGCCCGCGAGGCGCTGCGCGCGGTGCCGCGGTCCCTGCGCGAGGCCAGCCTCTCCCTCGGCGCGACGCGCTGGCAGACCACCTGGCGCGTGACGCTGCCGACCGCCCTGCCGAGCATCCTCACGGGGGCCGTCCTCGCGCTCTCGCGCGCCATGGGCGAGACCGCGCCGCTGGTCGTGGTGGGCGCCCTGACCTACGTGACCTTCCTGCCCGACGGCCTCGACGCCCCCTTCACCGCGCTGCCGATCCAGATCTTCAGCTGGGTCTCGCGCCCGCAGCCCGAGTTTCTGCACAACGCGGCGGCCGGCATCGTGGCGCTGCTCGCCCTCCTCGTGCTGCTGAACCTCGCCGCCCTCTGGCTGCGCGCGCGCCTGGAGCGCCGGGCCGCATGA
- the pstB gene encoding phosphate ABC transporter ATP-binding protein, translating to MQGLSPFPRGARMASAPLASSPTVAPRGDGAKLVTHRLCAFYGEQAVLKEVSLAIPARRVTAVIGPSGCGKSTFIRCFNRMHELSPRARSTGRIELDGEDIFAPSVDPALLRRRVGMVFQRPSPFPSMNVRENVLAGLRLTGRLDRRRADELVERALLRAALWDEVKDRLAAPGESLSGGQQQRLCIARALAVEPDVLLMDEPCSALDPSATARIEDLVHALKARYTVVIVTHNMQQAARVSDRVAFLLMGELVEEGETAQVFTAPRDSRTEDYITGRFG from the coding sequence ATGCAAGGCCTCTCACCCTTCCCCCGAGGAGCTCGCATGGCTTCCGCCCCCCTCGCGTCGTCGCCCACGGTCGCCCCGCGCGGCGACGGGGCCAAGCTCGTGACCCACCGGCTCTGCGCCTTCTACGGCGAGCAAGCTGTGTTGAAGGAGGTCTCGCTGGCGATCCCCGCCCGGCGCGTGACGGCCGTGATCGGCCCCTCGGGCTGCGGCAAGTCCACCTTCATTCGCTGCTTCAACCGCATGCACGAGCTATCGCCGCGAGCGCGCAGCACGGGGCGCATCGAGCTCGACGGCGAGGACATCTTCGCCCCCTCCGTCGACCCCGCGCTCCTGCGGCGCCGCGTGGGGATGGTCTTTCAGCGGCCGAGCCCCTTTCCGAGCATGAACGTGCGCGAGAACGTGCTCGCTGGCCTCCGGCTCACCGGGCGCCTCGACCGACGCCGCGCCGACGAGCTGGTCGAGCGCGCGCTCCTCCGGGCCGCCCTCTGGGACGAGGTGAAGGACCGGCTCGCCGCCCCGGGCGAGAGCCTCTCGGGGGGACAGCAGCAGCGCCTCTGCATCGCGCGGGCTCTCGCCGTCGAGCCGGACGTCCTGCTCATGGACGAGCCCTGCTCGGCGCTCGACCCCAGCGCCACGGCGCGCATCGAGGACCTCGTGCACGCGCTGAAGGCGCGCTACACGGTGGTCATCGTGACGCACAACATGCAGCAGGCGGCCCGCGTCTCGGACCGCGTGGCCTTCTTGCTGATGGGCGAGCTCGTCGAGGAGGGGGAGACGGCGCAGGTCTTCACCGCCCCGCGGGACAGCCGCACCGAGGACTACATCACCGGACGCTTCGGATAG
- the phoU gene encoding phosphate signaling complex protein PhoU encodes MARTHTDREFEEELRELRERLLLMAGRVEEMIAHAIRALLERDADLARATIALDRLVNRAEREIDDRCLRLLARRQPLGSDLRFVALSLKMVTDLERIGDLAVNVCERAASLAQQAPVRVSDGIPRLATLVQGMVREAMDSFVAGDATRAEEVIHRDDEADELYHQIFREQIGEMRQAPASLEQWIQVQSVSKLLERMADHATNLAEEVIFMVRGEDIRHQGKLPA; translated from the coding sequence ATGGCCCGCACGCACACCGACCGGGAATTCGAGGAGGAGCTGCGCGAGCTCCGCGAACGGCTGCTGCTGATGGCCGGCCGGGTCGAGGAGATGATCGCCCACGCGATACGCGCGCTCCTCGAGCGGGACGCGGACCTTGCGCGCGCGACGATCGCGCTCGACCGGCTGGTGAACCGCGCCGAGCGGGAGATCGACGACCGCTGCCTGCGCCTGCTCGCGCGACGTCAGCCCCTCGGCTCCGACCTGCGCTTCGTCGCGCTGTCGCTGAAGATGGTCACCGACCTGGAGCGGATCGGCGATTTGGCGGTGAACGTCTGCGAGCGCGCGGCGAGCCTCGCGCAGCAGGCCCCCGTGAGAGTGAGCGACGGCATTCCGCGGCTCGCGACGCTCGTGCAGGGGATGGTGCGCGAGGCGATGGACTCCTTCGTCGCCGGGGACGCGACCCGCGCCGAGGAGGTCATCCACCGCGACGACGAGGCGGACGAGCTCTACCACCAGATCTTCCGCGAGCAGATCGGCGAGATGCGGCAGGCCCCGGCGAGCCTCGAGCAGTGGATCCAGGTGCAGTCGGTCTCCAAGCTCCTCGAGCGGATGGCCGACCACGCCACGAACCTGGCCGAGGAGGTGATCTTCATGGTGCGCGGCGAGGACATCCGCCACCAGGGGAAGCTCCCCGCGTAG
- a CDS encoding NAD-dependent epimerase/dehydratase family protein: MTDAQGRRRVLVTGGQGYIGRHVVARFLAAGHTVVSLDRPGKLSRVRLDGETPVGMDLVTAGPALEALLREQSIGQVLHLAALTEVGESLRAPMRYYHQNLTGTLSLLAAMEAAGVRELVFASSAAVYGDPGDVVLRESSPLRPVNPYGASKLLTEQILDDLVDRGRLAAISLRLFNVMGTAQDAGLPEVEQSLGLIFPLLLAVSAERRAIRPEEYHRAGVLVRGYATPDGTVLRDYVHATDVAEAFLRASHAVAEGKAFGHYNIATGVSYSIDEVVAAVRAHTGQSLDLGWQPPQVGFPAILKADVTAAREQLGFTARLRTLAELLGGAPVA, translated from the coding sequence ATGACGGATGCGCAGGGCAGACGACGGGTGCTGGTGACGGGGGGGCAGGGCTACATCGGGCGGCACGTGGTGGCCCGCTTCCTCGCCGCGGGGCACACGGTGGTGAGCCTCGACCGGCCCGGGAAGCTGAGCCGCGTGCGCCTCGACGGCGAGACGCCGGTCGGGATGGACCTCGTCACGGCGGGGCCCGCGCTCGAGGCCTTGCTGCGGGAACAGAGCATCGGGCAGGTCCTGCACCTCGCGGCGCTGACCGAGGTTGGAGAATCTCTGCGCGCGCCGATGCGCTACTACCACCAGAACCTGACCGGGACCCTCTCGCTCCTCGCGGCGATGGAGGCGGCGGGGGTGCGCGAGCTGGTCTTCGCCTCGAGCGCGGCGGTCTACGGTGACCCGGGGGACGTGGTGCTGCGGGAGAGCTCGCCTCTGCGGCCGGTCAATCCGTACGGCGCGAGCAAGCTCCTCACCGAGCAGATCCTCGACGACCTGGTGGACCGCGGGCGGCTCGCGGCGATCTCGCTCCGGCTCTTCAACGTGATGGGGACGGCGCAGGACGCCGGGCTCCCCGAGGTGGAGCAGAGCCTCGGGCTGATCTTCCCGCTGCTCCTCGCGGTGAGCGCCGAGCGGCGGGCCATCCGTCCCGAGGAGTATCACCGCGCCGGGGTGCTGGTGCGCGGCTACGCGACCCCCGACGGCACGGTGCTGCGCGACTACGTCCACGCCACCGATGTGGCGGAGGCCTTCCTGCGCGCCTCGCATGCGGTGGCGGAGGGGAAGGCCTTCGGCCACTACAACATCGCCACTGGCGTGTCGTATTCGATCGACGAGGTGGTCGCGGCGGTGCGTGCGCATACGGGGCAGAGCCTGGACCTCGGCTGGCAGCCTCCGCAGGTCGGGTTTCCGGCGATCCTGAAGGCCGACGTGACCGCCGCGCGCGAGCAGCTTGGCTTCACCGCGCGGCTGCGCACCCTGGCCGAGCTCCTCGGTGGGGCGCCCGTCGCGTAG
- a CDS encoding TetR/AcrR family transcriptional regulator encodes MVIEGNGNVSGTGRPTRKARLKAKHPERYAEIVRVATRLFSTDGYGSANVNRVAAEVGVGVGTLYSHFDDKDDLFLACVEEAAATDLRVKEERIDKHAPALEMVRAIMRVDRELHQLDPDGQQLLKSVFYGINSHLEVAKAAQAMYLGSIQLVTQALTKGIEEGVFDLRGDVVVAALLLTGLMETFHVLGGLLGETNTNGRPHPADRALTLLCEGILARPAATNKETP; translated from the coding sequence TTGGTTATTGAAGGGAATGGCAACGTTTCCGGAACGGGCCGGCCCACCCGCAAGGCGCGGCTGAAGGCCAAGCACCCGGAGCGGTACGCGGAGATCGTCCGCGTCGCCACGCGCCTCTTTTCCACCGACGGCTACGGCTCGGCCAACGTGAACCGCGTCGCCGCCGAGGTGGGCGTCGGCGTCGGCACGCTCTACAGCCACTTCGACGACAAGGACGACCTCTTTCTGGCCTGCGTCGAGGAAGCCGCGGCCACCGACCTCCGCGTGAAAGAGGAGCGCATCGACAAGCACGCCCCCGCGCTCGAGATGGTGCGCGCCATCATGCGCGTGGACCGCGAGCTGCATCAGCTCGACCCCGACGGCCAGCAGCTCCTCAAGTCGGTCTTCTACGGCATCAACTCGCACCTCGAGGTGGCGAAGGCCGCGCAGGCCATGTACCTCGGCAGCATCCAGCTCGTGACCCAGGCGCTGACCAAGGGGATCGAGGAGGGGGTCTTCGACCTGCGCGGGGACGTGGTGGTCGCCGCGCTCCTACTCACCGGGCTCATGGAGACCTTCCACGTGCTCGGCGGGCTCCTCGGCGAGACGAACACCAACGGCCGACCGCACCCGGCGGACCGCGCGCTCACCTTGCTCTGCGAGGGGATCCTCGCCCGGCCGGCCGCCACGAACAAGGAGACACCCTGA
- a CDS encoding FAD-dependent oxidoreductase, with protein sequence MNRFREKSFWLEGDAYEPGPSVAGSRRVDVAIVGGGFTGTSSAYFLKRARPDWKVAVLEADAIGYGASGRNGGFVMPLIGWNMPDVYKRLGHERTQRAYRFMYQAVDHVEQMVREHQMACDHERTGYLMLAMNEARLPHLEEEAKLAAKLGYDYDFLDRQGVAEHIRSDAFLGGFFDPRCAIMNPALYVREMRRVITGLGVEVFENTPVQRIEEGRSITLHTAGGAVVADRVVLATNAYSGQLGYFKNRVMPVYTYIVLTEPLTDAQLREIGWQRRTSLETARNLIHYFRLTADNRIAFGGEDVDYHFGGQIPDVEGSPEIFARLRARVSAFFPSLANVRFTHAWGGPIAFTLDFFPTVGVMGAHRNLFYGLGYCGHGVSIANYVGAVIADLALEKQTELTELFFINRKPFPMPPEPARWPMAQGYRRALQAQDWWHARSAPASGRSLSRPKTGLKEA encoded by the coding sequence ATGAACCGCTTTCGCGAGAAGAGCTTCTGGCTCGAGGGGGACGCGTACGAGCCGGGTCCGTCGGTCGCGGGCTCGCGGCGCGTGGACGTCGCGATCGTGGGCGGCGGCTTCACGGGAACCTCGTCGGCCTACTTCCTCAAGCGCGCGCGCCCCGACTGGAAGGTGGCCGTGCTCGAGGCCGATGCGATCGGCTACGGCGCGAGCGGCCGCAACGGCGGCTTCGTGATGCCCCTCATCGGCTGGAACATGCCGGACGTCTACAAGCGGCTCGGCCACGAGCGCACCCAGCGCGCCTACCGCTTCATGTACCAGGCGGTGGACCACGTCGAGCAGATGGTCCGCGAGCACCAGATGGCCTGCGACCACGAGCGCACCGGCTACCTCATGCTCGCGATGAACGAGGCGCGCCTGCCGCACCTCGAGGAGGAGGCGAAGCTCGCCGCCAAGCTGGGCTACGACTACGACTTCCTCGACCGGCAGGGCGTCGCCGAGCACATCCGCTCCGACGCCTTCCTCGGCGGCTTCTTCGACCCGCGCTGCGCGATCATGAATCCGGCGCTCTACGTGCGCGAGATGCGGCGGGTCATCACCGGCCTCGGGGTCGAGGTCTTCGAAAACACCCCGGTCCAGCGCATCGAGGAGGGGCGGAGCATCACGCTGCACACGGCCGGCGGCGCGGTGGTCGCCGACCGCGTGGTACTCGCTACCAACGCCTACAGCGGGCAGCTCGGCTACTTCAAGAACCGCGTGATGCCGGTCTACACGTACATCGTCCTGACCGAGCCGCTCACCGACGCGCAGCTGCGCGAGATCGGCTGGCAGCGCCGCACGAGCCTCGAGACCGCGAGGAACCTGATCCACTACTTCCGGCTCACGGCGGACAACCGCATCGCCTTCGGCGGCGAGGACGTGGACTACCACTTCGGCGGCCAGATCCCCGACGTGGAGGGCTCCCCCGAGATCTTCGCGCGGCTCCGCGCGCGCGTGAGCGCCTTCTTCCCGTCGCTCGCGAACGTGCGCTTCACGCACGCCTGGGGGGGACCCATCGCCTTCACCCTGGACTTCTTCCCCACCGTCGGCGTGATGGGCGCGCACCGGAACCTCTTCTACGGCCTCGGCTACTGCGGCCACGGGGTGTCGATCGCGAACTACGTCGGCGCGGTGATCGCCGACCTCGCACTCGAGAAGCAGACCGAGCTCACCGAGCTCTTCTTCATCAATCGCAAGCCGTTCCCCATGCCGCCCGAACCCGCGCGCTGGCCGATGGCCCAGGGCTACCGCCGCGCGCTCCAGGCTCAGGACTGGTGGCACGCCCGCAGCGCACCCGCGTCGGGCCGATCCCTTTCGCGGCCGAAGACCGGCTTGAAGGAGGCGTGA